From a region of the Phragmites australis chromosome 21, lpPhrAust1.1, whole genome shotgun sequence genome:
- the LOC133903191 gene encoding protein RGF1 INDUCIBLE TRANSCRIPTION FACTOR 1-like — protein sequence MKKAMVHPWLELLLATQFFTTCRNHLLSNRNDCNLFCIDCEAPPAAFCYYCRSHHHLTHRVIQIRRSSYHDVVRVSEVEDILDISDVQTYVINGSSVVFLNERPQLRGCVSSCKALSSSSYSCETCGRALLDQFRFCSLGCNVKGIKQDMEMPAKAENGSECGGNEDVTSGNIVGSTSENNTGPSTMTEKKKFNENNEEVPPAKRVARHRRKGIPQRAPFF from the exons ATGAAAAAAGCCATGGTGCATCCGTGGTTAGAGCTTTTACTTGCAACCCAGTTTTTTACTACCTGCAGGAACCATCTCCTTTCCAACCGCAATGACTGTAACCTATTTTGCATCGATTGTGAGGCACCACCAGCCGCTTTCTGCTACTATTGTCGTTCACATCATCATTTGACCCACCGTGTAATCCAG ATAAGGCGGTCATCATACCATGATGTTGTAAGAGTTTCTGAGGTGGAGGACATTCTCGATATTAGCGATGTGCAAACTTACGTGATCAATGGTTCAAGTGTTGTCTTTTTGAATGAGAGACCACAGCTGCGTGGTTGTGTCTCTTCTTGCAAGgctttgtcatcatcatcatatagCTGTGAGACCTGTGGTCGTGCCCTACTTGACCAATTTCGCTTCTGCTCCCTTGGTTGCAAT GTTAAAGGCATCAAACAGGATATGGAGATGCCAGCCAAGGCAGAAAATGGTTCTGAATGTGGAGGAAACGAAGATGTGACAAGTGGAAATATTGTTGGTTCAACCAGTGAAAATAATACTGGTCCAAGCACTATGACCGAGAAAAAGAAATTTAATGAGAACAACGAGGAAGTACCACCAGCAAAAAGGGTTGCTCGTCACCGGAGAAAGGGGATTCCCCAACGTGCACCATTCTTTTGA